Proteins encoded in a region of the Phacochoerus africanus isolate WHEZ1 chromosome 8, ROS_Pafr_v1, whole genome shotgun sequence genome:
- the SH3BGRL3 gene encoding SH3 domain-binding glutamic acid-rich-like protein 3 — protein MSGLRVYSTSVTGSREIKSQQSEVTRILDGKRIQYQLVDISQDNALRDEMRALAGNPKATPPQIVNGDQYCGDYELFVEAVEQNTLQEFLKLS, from the exons ATGAGCGGCCTGCGCGTCTACAGCACGTCGGTCACCGGCTCCCGCGAA ATCAAGTCCCAGCAGAGCGAGGTGACCCGCATCCTGGATGGGAAGCGCATCCAGTACCAACTAGTGGACATCTCCCAGGACAACGCCCTGCGGGATGAGATGCGAGCCTTGGCGGGCAACCCCAAGGCCACCCCTCCCCAGATTGTCAACGGGGACCAGTACTGTGGG gacTATGAGCTCTTCGTGGAGGCTGTGGAACAAAAcacactgcaggagttcctgaaACTGTCCTGA